The Alcaligenes aquatilis genome contains the following window.
ACTGTCGTGTTGGGCCAAAGGATGCGACAAGGGGGCGAACAAAATGACAGCATGGCTGGCGTAGTGTTCGGTGTGAAAGGCCGGGTCCTCGCTGGCTCCGGCCAGCACGGCAATGTCGGTGGCGTAGTCGGCCAGATCGGCCAGCACCTGTGCCGAGTTTCCCATATGAATAGAGATGTCCACGCCGGGAAACAGTCGGTGATAGGCCTCCACCATTTCAATGACATGAAAAGGGCCGACTGCGCCAATACGCAGTCGGCCTACATGTAGTTTCCCACTGTCATGCAGCAGGTTGAAGGCATCGACCTCCAGCGCGCCCAGTTGTTGCGCGACCGGCAGCAGCGCCATCCCCACCTGGGTCAGTTGGACACCTCTGCCCCGGCGATGAAACAACTCCACATCATGTTGCTGTTCCAGCCCCTGTACTTGCTTGGTCACGGTGGGTTGGGCCAATCCCAGGGCGCGGGCCCCGGCGCTGAAACTGCCATGTCGGGCAACAGCCAGAAAGGCACGTAGGCGTGCGGCAGACATATAGACTCCATCTATAGATAACTGATGTTTTGAATCTTAAATCCATAATATGAAGGCAATGTGATCTTTCTACTATGTCGGTATTCCTCCCAGCAACCTTCAGGACGACTGCCATGAACAAGAACGTATTTCAGACAGCCCGCCGCTCTTTTATCGCGGCAAGTGCCGCCACCATTGTCTTTTCGGTGTTTGGAACTGCCGCCCAGGCCGCCCAGGACACTTTGACGATTGGTCTTATTCCTGCCGAAGACTCGCAGGCCATGATCGAATCGAGCAAGCAGGTGATTGAACAACTGGAGCGCGAGTCCGGCATGAAGGTCGAGCCTTTTGTGGCTACGGACTACAACGGCATTATCGAAGCCCTGCGTGCCAAGAAGCTGGACGTGGCCTA
Protein-coding sequences here:
- a CDS encoding LysR substrate-binding domain-containing protein, giving the protein MSAARLRAFLAVARHGSFSAGARALGLAQPTVTKQVQGLEQQHDVELFHRRGRGVQLTQVGMALLPVAQQLGALEVDAFNLLHDSGKLHVGRLRIGAVGPFHVIEMVEAYHRLFPGVDISIHMGNSAQVLADLADYATDIAVLAGASEDPAFHTEHYASHAVILFAPLSHPLAQHDSVPLAALQDAPLLQRESGSTTRACLEAALEKENIRPRAVMEIGSREALREAVARGLGVGTVSEAEFIPDHRFKAVRIQGDPVRTDTYLYCLTERRESRMITQFFTEALGLRKQIQTST